From Betta splendens chromosome 3, fBetSpl5.4, whole genome shotgun sequence, the proteins below share one genomic window:
- the wdr76 gene encoding WD repeat-containing protein 76 isoform X3, with the protein MTTRRSKREAVVKVQNVTPVVEGPVRRSSRNALRPKRLQYSPEESACDTSKRRRRMNSRQETQEEDEQSDAEPVGQRGLSAYELERLENIRQNQAFLSSINLLQATEECRHLKQPKPSQKGLRSSAPAKEALPVRKSRRLQEKEAEVCMLPPEPTVTLIDEQPKPPKKPAGPLPMQPVNMEEGSKLPSELLALCSESMEERKVVLDLKEYRSALKNMRITESSVAKVVKNRIFSADFHPCNSRFLMAAGDISGKLGLWKLDSDWGDDGVLLFEPHTRPVGCLHFSRAHGSHLLSLSYDGSLRCMDVEKAVFDDVYDVDDGLKTFDFMSHDCLTLIVGSWFGEVAIVDRRTPGNSHESIHSLDAKTLRCVSVHPLQKHYFAVSESQTVNIYDSRCLKKKNSQAVSKLLGHSLSISSAYFSPCTGNRVLTSCMDNQIRIYDTSTMASESPLLKKIGHAMQTGRWLSKISAVWDPKQEDCFVVGSMLRPRRVQVFHVSGQLQHTFMDNTILTTVLPVNVFHPTRNALLGGNASGRLHIFSD; encoded by the exons CCAGACGGTCGAAGCGCGAGGCTGTTGTGAAGGTGCAG AATGTGACTCCTGTGGTCGAGGGACCGGTGCGGCGTTCGTCTCGAAACGCTCTGCGCCCCAAACGCCTCCAGTATTCTCCTGAAGAGAGCGCGTGCGACACGAGCAAGAGGAGACGC AGAATGAACAGCCGACAGGAgacgcaggaggaggacgagcagagcGACGCGGAGcct GTGGGACAACGAGGACTTTCTGCTTATGAACTGGAGCGGCTGGAGAACATCAGGCAGAACCAAGCATTCCTGTCCTCCATCAACTTATTACAG GCAACTGAGGAGTGCAGGCATCTGAAACAGCCAAAGCCGTCCCAGAAGGGCCTGAG ATCATCCGCTCCTGCAAAGGAGGCTCTCCCAGTTCGCAAATCTCGCCGTCTACAGGAGAAAGAAGCAGAGGTCTGTATGCTTCCTCCTGAGCCCACAGTCACGCTGATTGATGAACAG CCCAAACCACCAAAGAAGCCTGCTGGGCCTCTGCCTATGCAGCCAGTCAACATGGAAGAAGGAAGTAAGCTGCCTTCAGAACTTCTTGCTCTGTGTAGTGAG tcaatggaggaaagaaaagtGGTGCTAGACCTGAAAGA GTACCGCTCAGCCCTTAAAAATATGAGGATAACAGAGTCCAGCGTGGCCAAAGTGGTGAAGAATCGTATTTTCTCTGCTGACTTCCACCCCTGCAACAGCAGATTCTTGATGGCCGCTGGGGATATTTCGGGAAAACTTGGACTCTGGAAGTTg GACAGTGACTGGGGAGATGATGGTGTCCTGCTTTTTGAGCCTCACACCCGTCCAGTGGGCTGCCTGCACTTCTCCAGGGCCCATGGCTCACACCTTCTGAGCCTCAGCTATGATGGATCTCTGCGCTGCATGGATGTGGAAAAAGCTGTATTTGATGAT GTGTATGATGTAGATGACGGCCTGAAAACATTTGACTTCATGTCCCATGACTGCTTGACGCTGATCGTGGGGAGCTGGTTTGGAGAAGTTGCCATTGTTGATAGACGCACACCAGG aaaCTCCCATGAGTCCATCCACTCACTGGATGCCAAAACTCTGCGCTGCGTAAGCGTCCATCCTTTACAGAAGCACTACTTTGCTGTGTCAGAAAGCCA GACAGTGAACATTTATGACAGTAGAtgcctgaaaaagaaaaacagccaaGCCGTCTCCAAGCTGCTGGGTCACTCGTTAAGCATATCTAGCGCTTATTTTTCTCCCTGTACAGGGAACCGAGTCCTCACCTCCTGTATGGACAACCAGATAAG GATATATGACACATCTACAATGGCTTCAGAGTCTCCCTTGCTAAAGAAAATTGG ACATGCCATGCAAACAGGCCGGTGGCTGAGCAAGATATCAGCAGTGTGGGACCCCAAACAGGAAGACTGTTTCGTGGTGGGGAGCATGTTGAGACCTCGGAGGGTGCAGGTGTTCCACGTAAGTGGCCAGCTCCAGCACACCTTCATGGATAACACGATCCTCACCACTGTGCTGCCCGTCAACGTTTTCCACCCTACGAGGAACGCCCTGCTGGGGGGCAACGCGTCAGGACGCCTGCACATCTTCTCTGACTGA
- the wdr76 gene encoding WD repeat-containing protein 76 isoform X2, with product MTTRRSKREAVVKVQVLNVTPVVEGPVRRSSRNALRPKRLQYSPEESACDTSKRRRRMNSRQETQEEDEQSDAEPVGQRGLSAYELERLENIRQNQAFLSSINLLQATEECRHLKQPKPSQKGLRSSAPAKEALPVRKSRRLQEKEAEVCMLPPEPTVTLIDEQPKPPKKPAGPLPMQPVNMEEGSKLPSELLALCSESMEERKVVLDLKEYRSALKNMRITESSVAKVVKNRIFSADFHPCNSRFLMAAGDISGKLGLWKLDSDWGDDGVLLFEPHTRPVGCLHFSRAHGSHLLSLSYDGSLRCMDVEKAVFDDVYDVDDGLKTFDFMSHDCLTLIVGSWFGEVAIVDRRTPGNSHESIHSLDAKTLRCVSVHPLQKHYFAVSESQTVNIYDSRCLKKKNSQAVSKLLGHSLSISSAYFSPCTGNRVLTSCMDNQIRIYDTSTMASESPLLKKIGHAMQTGRWLSKISAVWDPKQEDCFVVGSMLRPRRVQVFHVSGQLQHTFMDNTILTTVLPVNVFHPTRNALLGGNASGRLHIFSD from the exons CCAGACGGTCGAAGCGCGAGGCTGTTGTGAAGGTGCAGGTACTG AATGTGACTCCTGTGGTCGAGGGACCGGTGCGGCGTTCGTCTCGAAACGCTCTGCGCCCCAAACGCCTCCAGTATTCTCCTGAAGAGAGCGCGTGCGACACGAGCAAGAGGAGACGC AGAATGAACAGCCGACAGGAgacgcaggaggaggacgagcagagcGACGCGGAGcct GTGGGACAACGAGGACTTTCTGCTTATGAACTGGAGCGGCTGGAGAACATCAGGCAGAACCAAGCATTCCTGTCCTCCATCAACTTATTACAG GCAACTGAGGAGTGCAGGCATCTGAAACAGCCAAAGCCGTCCCAGAAGGGCCTGAG ATCATCCGCTCCTGCAAAGGAGGCTCTCCCAGTTCGCAAATCTCGCCGTCTACAGGAGAAAGAAGCAGAGGTCTGTATGCTTCCTCCTGAGCCCACAGTCACGCTGATTGATGAACAG CCCAAACCACCAAAGAAGCCTGCTGGGCCTCTGCCTATGCAGCCAGTCAACATGGAAGAAGGAAGTAAGCTGCCTTCAGAACTTCTTGCTCTGTGTAGTGAG tcaatggaggaaagaaaagtGGTGCTAGACCTGAAAGA GTACCGCTCAGCCCTTAAAAATATGAGGATAACAGAGTCCAGCGTGGCCAAAGTGGTGAAGAATCGTATTTTCTCTGCTGACTTCCACCCCTGCAACAGCAGATTCTTGATGGCCGCTGGGGATATTTCGGGAAAACTTGGACTCTGGAAGTTg GACAGTGACTGGGGAGATGATGGTGTCCTGCTTTTTGAGCCTCACACCCGTCCAGTGGGCTGCCTGCACTTCTCCAGGGCCCATGGCTCACACCTTCTGAGCCTCAGCTATGATGGATCTCTGCGCTGCATGGATGTGGAAAAAGCTGTATTTGATGAT GTGTATGATGTAGATGACGGCCTGAAAACATTTGACTTCATGTCCCATGACTGCTTGACGCTGATCGTGGGGAGCTGGTTTGGAGAAGTTGCCATTGTTGATAGACGCACACCAGG aaaCTCCCATGAGTCCATCCACTCACTGGATGCCAAAACTCTGCGCTGCGTAAGCGTCCATCCTTTACAGAAGCACTACTTTGCTGTGTCAGAAAGCCA GACAGTGAACATTTATGACAGTAGAtgcctgaaaaagaaaaacagccaaGCCGTCTCCAAGCTGCTGGGTCACTCGTTAAGCATATCTAGCGCTTATTTTTCTCCCTGTACAGGGAACCGAGTCCTCACCTCCTGTATGGACAACCAGATAAG GATATATGACACATCTACAATGGCTTCAGAGTCTCCCTTGCTAAAGAAAATTGG ACATGCCATGCAAACAGGCCGGTGGCTGAGCAAGATATCAGCAGTGTGGGACCCCAAACAGGAAGACTGTTTCGTGGTGGGGAGCATGTTGAGACCTCGGAGGGTGCAGGTGTTCCACGTAAGTGGCCAGCTCCAGCACACCTTCATGGATAACACGATCCTCACCACTGTGCTGCCCGTCAACGTTTTCCACCCTACGAGGAACGCCCTGCTGGGGGGCAACGCGTCAGGACGCCTGCACATCTTCTCTGACTGA
- the wdr76 gene encoding WD repeat-containing protein 76 isoform X1: protein MLRVLLWSRSNPFSLSLSQLFNVLQNVTPVVEGPVRRSSRNALRPKRLQYSPEESACDTSKRRRRMNSRQETQEEDEQSDAEPVGQRGLSAYELERLENIRQNQAFLSSINLLQATEECRHLKQPKPSQKGLRSSAPAKEALPVRKSRRLQEKEAEVCMLPPEPTVTLIDEQPKPPKKPAGPLPMQPVNMEEGSKLPSELLALCSESMEERKVVLDLKEYRSALKNMRITESSVAKVVKNRIFSADFHPCNSRFLMAAGDISGKLGLWKLDSDWGDDGVLLFEPHTRPVGCLHFSRAHGSHLLSLSYDGSLRCMDVEKAVFDDVYDVDDGLKTFDFMSHDCLTLIVGSWFGEVAIVDRRTPGNSHESIHSLDAKTLRCVSVHPLQKHYFAVSESQTVNIYDSRCLKKKNSQAVSKLLGHSLSISSAYFSPCTGNRVLTSCMDNQIRIYDTSTMASESPLLKKIGHAMQTGRWLSKISAVWDPKQEDCFVVGSMLRPRRVQVFHVSGQLQHTFMDNTILTTVLPVNVFHPTRNALLGGNASGRLHIFSD from the exons ATGTTGCGTGTCCTGCTTTGGAGCCGTTCGAACCCCTTTAGCTTGTCGTTGAGTCAGCTGTTTAACGTCCTGCAGAATGTGACTCCTGTGGTCGAGGGACCGGTGCGGCGTTCGTCTCGAAACGCTCTGCGCCCCAAACGCCTCCAGTATTCTCCTGAAGAGAGCGCGTGCGACACGAGCAAGAGGAGACGC AGAATGAACAGCCGACAGGAgacgcaggaggaggacgagcagagcGACGCGGAGcct GTGGGACAACGAGGACTTTCTGCTTATGAACTGGAGCGGCTGGAGAACATCAGGCAGAACCAAGCATTCCTGTCCTCCATCAACTTATTACAG GCAACTGAGGAGTGCAGGCATCTGAAACAGCCAAAGCCGTCCCAGAAGGGCCTGAG ATCATCCGCTCCTGCAAAGGAGGCTCTCCCAGTTCGCAAATCTCGCCGTCTACAGGAGAAAGAAGCAGAGGTCTGTATGCTTCCTCCTGAGCCCACAGTCACGCTGATTGATGAACAG CCCAAACCACCAAAGAAGCCTGCTGGGCCTCTGCCTATGCAGCCAGTCAACATGGAAGAAGGAAGTAAGCTGCCTTCAGAACTTCTTGCTCTGTGTAGTGAG tcaatggaggaaagaaaagtGGTGCTAGACCTGAAAGA GTACCGCTCAGCCCTTAAAAATATGAGGATAACAGAGTCCAGCGTGGCCAAAGTGGTGAAGAATCGTATTTTCTCTGCTGACTTCCACCCCTGCAACAGCAGATTCTTGATGGCCGCTGGGGATATTTCGGGAAAACTTGGACTCTGGAAGTTg GACAGTGACTGGGGAGATGATGGTGTCCTGCTTTTTGAGCCTCACACCCGTCCAGTGGGCTGCCTGCACTTCTCCAGGGCCCATGGCTCACACCTTCTGAGCCTCAGCTATGATGGATCTCTGCGCTGCATGGATGTGGAAAAAGCTGTATTTGATGAT GTGTATGATGTAGATGACGGCCTGAAAACATTTGACTTCATGTCCCATGACTGCTTGACGCTGATCGTGGGGAGCTGGTTTGGAGAAGTTGCCATTGTTGATAGACGCACACCAGG aaaCTCCCATGAGTCCATCCACTCACTGGATGCCAAAACTCTGCGCTGCGTAAGCGTCCATCCTTTACAGAAGCACTACTTTGCTGTGTCAGAAAGCCA GACAGTGAACATTTATGACAGTAGAtgcctgaaaaagaaaaacagccaaGCCGTCTCCAAGCTGCTGGGTCACTCGTTAAGCATATCTAGCGCTTATTTTTCTCCCTGTACAGGGAACCGAGTCCTCACCTCCTGTATGGACAACCAGATAAG GATATATGACACATCTACAATGGCTTCAGAGTCTCCCTTGCTAAAGAAAATTGG ACATGCCATGCAAACAGGCCGGTGGCTGAGCAAGATATCAGCAGTGTGGGACCCCAAACAGGAAGACTGTTTCGTGGTGGGGAGCATGTTGAGACCTCGGAGGGTGCAGGTGTTCCACGTAAGTGGCCAGCTCCAGCACACCTTCATGGATAACACGATCCTCACCACTGTGCTGCCCGTCAACGTTTTCCACCCTACGAGGAACGCCCTGCTGGGGGGCAACGCGTCAGGACGCCTGCACATCTTCTCTGACTGA